One window from the genome of Kaistella carnis encodes:
- a CDS encoding dienelactone hydrolase family protein has translation MKILKILTVSFSLFFAFSCQEKNTDDITNLNSVKSTTGELTTEEVSYDIDGKTHKSFVAYKGDADQVKPVVMVLPEWWGVTDYTKNRARQLAELGYFAMIVDYYGEGKTVDNPEEAASLSGEFYKVPINARLKFDKAKAQLLKFDNADYNKIAVIGYCFGGAQALNMARLEDDLKGVVSFHGNLMTGIKPKNNEVKILVCNGQADTFVPAEEIAAFKKQMDSAKIDYKFIDYPNALHSFTNPEATAIGEKYNIKVAYNKEADEKSWNDMKTFLTEIFK, from the coding sequence ATGAAAATCCTTAAAATATTAACCGTTTCATTCTCCTTGTTTTTTGCTTTCTCTTGTCAGGAAAAGAACACAGATGATATTACCAATTTAAATTCTGTAAAATCAACCACAGGCGAATTGACGACTGAAGAGGTAAGTTATGATATTGACGGAAAAACGCACAAATCTTTTGTTGCGTACAAAGGTGATGCAGATCAGGTAAAACCTGTAGTAATGGTTTTACCAGAATGGTGGGGCGTGACTGATTACACAAAAAACAGAGCCAGGCAACTTGCAGAATTAGGATATTTCGCAATGATCGTTGATTATTATGGGGAAGGAAAAACGGTGGATAATCCTGAGGAAGCTGCGAGTTTATCAGGGGAATTTTATAAAGTTCCGATTAATGCAAGATTGAAGTTCGACAAGGCAAAGGCACAACTGCTGAAATTTGATAATGCAGATTATAACAAAATTGCGGTCATTGGTTATTGTTTTGGTGGTGCTCAGGCTTTGAATATGGCCAGATTAGAAGATGATTTGAAAGGAGTCGTTTCTTTCCACGGGAATTTAATGACGGGAATAAAACCGAAAAATAATGAGGTTAAAATTTTAGTCTGTAATGGTCAGGCAGATACCTTCGTTCCGGCCGAAGAAATTGCTGCGTTCAAAAAACAAATGGATTCTGCTAAGATCGATTACAAATTCATTGATTATCCAAATGCCCTTCACTCATTTACCAATCCCGAAGCCACAGCAATTGGAGAAAAGTATAACATAAAAGTCGCTTACAATAAAGAAGCCGATGAGAAATCCTGGAATGATATGAAGACTTTTTTAACTGAAATTTTCAAATAG
- the lipA gene encoding lipoyl synthase: MNETLTDTTTQKPKWIRVKLPTGKNYRELRTLVDKYKLNTICQSGSCPNMGECWGEGTATFMILGNICTRSCGFCGVKTGKPLDVNWDEPEKVARSIKLMKIKHAVLTSVDRDDLKDMGSILWAETVNAVRRISPGTTMETLIPDFQGITKHIDRLIEVHPEVISHNMETVKRLTREVRIQAKYERSLEVLSYLKEAGQKRTKTGLMLGLGEENAEVFQTIEDIRNANVDVITIGQYLQPTKKHLPVKKFVTPEEFNEFGDFARSLGFRHVESSPLVRSSYHAEKHIH; encoded by the coding sequence ATGAACGAAACTCTTACAGATACTACGACTCAAAAACCAAAATGGATTCGCGTAAAACTTCCGACCGGAAAAAATTACCGTGAACTCCGTACTTTGGTAGATAAATATAAACTCAACACCATTTGCCAAAGTGGAAGTTGTCCAAATATGGGCGAATGTTGGGGAGAAGGAACTGCAACTTTTATGATTTTGGGAAACATATGTACCCGAAGCTGTGGATTTTGTGGAGTAAAAACAGGGAAACCTTTAGATGTGAACTGGGACGAGCCGGAAAAAGTAGCGCGGTCAATTAAGCTGATGAAAATCAAGCATGCCGTTTTAACTTCGGTAGACCGTGATGATTTGAAGGATATGGGTTCTATTCTTTGGGCAGAAACAGTGAATGCCGTTCGTCGTATTTCGCCCGGAACAACAATGGAAACTTTAATTCCGGATTTTCAGGGAATTACAAAACACATCGACCGTTTAATAGAAGTTCATCCGGAAGTGATTTCTCACAATATGGAAACCGTTAAAAGATTAACGAGAGAAGTTCGGATTCAGGCTAAATACGAACGTAGTTTAGAAGTTTTATCTTATTTAAAAGAAGCGGGACAAAAAAGAACCAAAACGGGTTTAATGCTTGGTTTAGGTGAAGAAAATGCGGAGGTTTTTCAAACGATTGAAGACATCAGAAATGCAAACGTTGATGTAATCACAATTGGACAATATCTACAGCCAACAAAGAAACATTTACCTGTAAAGAAATTTGTTACGCCCGAAGAGTTCAATGAATTCGGGGATTTCGCCAGAAGTTTAGGTTTCCGTCATGTAGAAAGTTCGCCGTTGGTCAGAAGTTCTTACCACGCTGAAAAACATATTCATTAA
- a CDS encoding cytochrome C yields the protein MTKDRSSVFLFIDDETIPLAELETPIVFDFDTSKLPDGEHVLKIVSKSPTGREGIRKIRFIVKNGPSVSVEGLKDDDIVDGVLPLMINAYDKGNQKSFVIEGSETPQTVPVWMWIIMILIAGWGAYYLITYFSGLPY from the coding sequence ATGACCAAAGATAGAAGTTCCGTCTTCCTTTTTATAGACGATGAAACCATACCACTTGCAGAGTTGGAAACTCCGATCGTTTTTGATTTTGATACGTCAAAATTACCGGATGGAGAACATGTACTGAAAATTGTAAGTAAATCTCCCACAGGAAGAGAAGGGATTCGGAAGATAAGATTTATTGTGAAAAATGGACCTTCCGTAAGTGTAGAAGGCTTGAAAGACGATGATATTGTAGATGGAGTTTTGCCTTTGATGATCAATGCTTATGACAAAGGAAACCAAAAAAGTTTCGTTATAGAAGGCAGTGAAACACCCCAAACTGTTCCTGTATGGATGTGGATTATTATGATTTTAATCGCAGGTTGGGGAGCCTATTATTTGATCACGTATTTCAGCGGACTTCCTTATTAA
- a CDS encoding ribonucleotide-diphosphate reductase subunit beta, which produces MGIFDKRVGYKPFEYPEILQFVEAINKSFWVHSEVDFTADVQDFQSQLEPHEKNAIKNALLAIAQIEVSVKTFWGNLYNHMPKPELNGLGATFAECEFRHSEAYSRLLEVLGYNDEFNQVIQIPAIKKRIDFLSNVLKHANSTTAKEYVSSLLLFSILIENVSLFSQFAIILSFTRFKGYMKNVSNIIAWTSVDEQIHANAGIYLINKIRQEQPDLLTDSDIEDIYTLVDHSINVEEEILDWIFEMGEIDNVSKENLLNFMKFRVDDSLKKINMKTRYNISPEQYRPMVWFEEEVFANSMDDFFAKRPVDYTKHDKSITENDLF; this is translated from the coding sequence ATGGGAATTTTTGACAAAAGAGTAGGGTACAAGCCATTTGAATATCCGGAAATTTTACAGTTTGTGGAAGCCATTAACAAATCATTTTGGGTGCATTCCGAAGTCGATTTTACGGCAGATGTTCAGGATTTCCAGTCGCAGTTAGAACCGCACGAAAAAAACGCGATTAAAAACGCTCTTTTAGCGATTGCCCAAATTGAAGTTTCTGTAAAAACCTTCTGGGGAAATCTTTACAATCACATGCCGAAACCGGAATTGAATGGTTTGGGAGCAACTTTTGCAGAATGCGAATTCCGTCACTCCGAAGCGTATTCCCGTTTGCTCGAAGTTTTAGGGTACAATGACGAGTTTAATCAGGTGATACAAATTCCTGCCATTAAAAAAAGAATTGATTTCCTTTCTAACGTTCTGAAACATGCCAATTCTACAACGGCAAAAGAATATGTATCCTCTTTATTGTTGTTCAGTATTTTAATTGAAAACGTTTCTTTGTTCTCTCAGTTTGCGATTATTTTATCGTTCACAAGATTCAAAGGTTACATGAAAAACGTTTCCAACATTATCGCCTGGACTTCCGTTGATGAGCAGATTCACGCTAATGCGGGGATTTATCTGATCAACAAAATCCGTCAGGAACAACCCGATTTGTTAACCGATTCAGACATCGAAGATATTTACACTTTGGTCGATCATTCAATCAATGTAGAAGAAGAAATCCTGGACTGGATTTTCGAAATGGGCGAAATCGATAATGTGAGCAAAGAGAACTTATTGAACTTCATGAAATTCCGTGTGGATGACAGTTTGAAGAAAATCAATATGAAAACCCGTTACAACATTTCGCCCGAACAATACCGTCCGATGGTTTGGTTTGAGGAAGAAGTTTTCGCCAATTCAATGGATGATTTCTTCGCCAAAAGACCGGTTGATTATACGAAACACGATAAGAGTATTACTGAGAACGATTTGTTTTAA
- a CDS encoding RrF2 family transcriptional regulator produces the protein MFSKSCEYGIRAAIYVAKHSLKNEKVSLIEVAKHTDSPPAFMAKILQKLTRTEVLSSIKGPNGGFFITDDHLHSVSLLNIVLAMDGDGIFENCTLGLRRCDGQKPCPMHFSFVKIRDEMRETLQRATLKSLAEEVSDGITFLKR, from the coding sequence ATGTTTTCAAAGTCATGTGAATATGGTATTCGTGCAGCGATTTATGTTGCCAAGCATTCTCTTAAAAATGAGAAAGTAAGTTTAATAGAAGTAGCAAAACATACCGATTCCCCGCCCGCATTTATGGCGAAGATATTACAGAAATTAACCCGAACCGAAGTGCTGTCTTCGATTAAAGGTCCGAATGGTGGGTTTTTTATAACAGATGATCATTTACATTCAGTATCACTCCTAAATATTGTATTAGCAATGGATGGTGATGGTATTTTTGAAAACTGTACGTTAGGTCTCAGAAGATGTGATGGACAAAAACCTTGTCCGATGCATTTCAGTTTTGTGAAAATTCGGGACGAGATGAGGGAAACCTTACAGAGGGCTACGCTGAAATCTTTGGCTGAAGAAGTCTCCGATGGGATTACGTTTTTAAAGCGCTAG
- a CDS encoding Dps family protein, translating to MKPDLGITQKNLTAVHKILNSVLADGNILYIKLRKFHWNLSGDNFMELHLLFEDQYNAVAEAADEVAERIATLGGTAIGTTSEFAQESQLKETPGKVPDTQGMLKELVSDHESIVKSLRENLDKVEEDHKDAGTADFLNGLMQEHEKMAWKLRKYLKP from the coding sequence ATGAAACCAGACTTAGGAATAACACAGAAAAACTTAACTGCAGTACACAAAATTTTAAATTCAGTTTTGGCTGATGGAAATATTCTTTACATTAAATTGAGAAAATTTCACTGGAATTTATCAGGAGATAACTTTATGGAATTGCATCTGTTATTTGAAGATCAATATAATGCAGTAGCAGAAGCTGCTGATGAAGTTGCTGAAAGAATTGCGACCTTAGGCGGAACAGCAATCGGAACAACCTCCGAATTTGCACAGGAATCTCAACTGAAAGAAACGCCAGGAAAAGTGCCAGATACGCAAGGTATGCTAAAAGAACTTGTTTCTGATCACGAAAGTATCGTGAAATCACTTCGTGAGAATTTAGATAAAGTGGAAGAAGATCATAAAGATGCAGGAACCGCAGATTTCCTAAACGGACTGATGCAAGAGCACGAGAAAATGGCTTGGAAACTGAGAAAATATCTCAAACCATAA
- a CDS encoding ribonucleoside-diphosphate reductase subunit alpha — protein sequence MEEQSKIWWLNEESEQMLNRGYLLKGETVDGAITRITTAAAKRLYKPELQPAFEEMIRKGWISFSSPVWANMGTERGLPISCFNVHVPDNIEGITHKLGEVIMQTKIGGGTSGYFGELRNRGTAVTDNGKSSGAVSFMKLYDTAMDVVSQGGVRRGAFAAYLDVDHGDIEEFLSIKDIGSPIQNLFTGICVPDYWMQDMIDGDMDKRKIWARVLESRAQKGLPYIFFTDNVNRNKPQVYKDQGMTVNASNLCSEIMLPSSEAESFICCLSSMNLELYDEWKDTDAVKLAIYFLDAVLSEFIEKTEGNYYLTGARNFALRHRALGLGVLGYHSYLQKNMIPFESFEATQFNAKAFRQIKEQSIVASQELANIYGEPELLKGYGMRNTTTMAIAPTTSSSAILGQTSPGIEPFASNYYKAGLAKGNFMRKNKYLAKLLQEKGIDNEDTWRTIMLNHGSVQNLAELSDEEKAVFKTFREISPMEIISQAAQRQQYIDQGQSLNLQIPSTMPVKDVNYLYIEAWKKGVKSLYYQRSSSVSKEMMVNFVTCSSCEA from the coding sequence ATGGAAGAACAATCAAAAATCTGGTGGCTGAACGAAGAGTCGGAGCAAATGTTAAACCGCGGTTATTTGTTGAAAGGCGAAACCGTAGATGGTGCCATTACCAGAATTACAACAGCAGCAGCGAAAAGATTATATAAACCGGAATTGCAGCCTGCCTTTGAGGAAATGATTAGAAAAGGCTGGATCAGTTTCTCCTCGCCGGTTTGGGCAAATATGGGAACGGAAAGAGGGTTGCCGATTTCTTGTTTCAATGTTCATGTACCGGATAATATTGAAGGAATTACGCACAAATTAGGGGAAGTGATTATGCAGACCAAAATTGGGGGCGGAACTTCGGGGTATTTTGGGGAACTGAGAAATCGTGGAACAGCGGTTACGGATAACGGAAAGTCTTCGGGTGCAGTTTCTTTTATGAAATTGTATGACACTGCAATGGATGTGGTTTCGCAAGGTGGCGTTCGTCGTGGTGCTTTTGCGGCTTATCTGGATGTCGACCACGGAGATATTGAAGAGTTTTTATCGATTAAAGATATTGGAAGTCCGATTCAGAATTTATTTACCGGAATCTGTGTGCCGGATTATTGGATGCAGGACATGATCGATGGCGATATGGACAAACGTAAAATTTGGGCGAGAGTTTTAGAAAGTCGTGCACAGAAAGGTTTGCCGTATATTTTCTTCACTGATAATGTGAATAGAAATAAACCACAAGTTTACAAAGATCAGGGAATGACCGTGAATGCAAGTAATTTGTGTTCCGAAATCATGTTGCCGTCCAGCGAAGCGGAATCGTTTATCTGCTGTCTTTCTTCGATGAACTTAGAATTATATGACGAGTGGAAAGATACGGATGCGGTGAAATTAGCGATCTATTTCTTGGATGCTGTTTTGTCGGAATTCATTGAAAAAACAGAAGGGAATTATTATTTGACGGGAGCCAGAAACTTTGCTTTGCGTCACAGAGCCTTAGGTTTGGGGGTTCTCGGATACCATTCTTATCTGCAGAAAAATATGATTCCGTTTGAAAGTTTTGAAGCGACGCAGTTTAATGCAAAAGCCTTCAGACAAATTAAAGAGCAGTCGATTGTTGCTTCTCAGGAGTTGGCGAATATTTATGGTGAGCCGGAATTGTTGAAAGGCTACGGAATGCGAAATACCACAACGATGGCGATTGCTCCTACGACTTCAAGTTCTGCGATTTTAGGACAGACTTCTCCGGGAATTGAACCGTTTGCTTCGAACTATTATAAAGCAGGTTTGGCGAAAGGAAACTTTATGCGTAAAAATAAATACTTGGCGAAATTACTTCAGGAAAAAGGAATCGACAACGAAGATACATGGAGAACCATTATGTTGAATCACGGTTCTGTTCAGAATCTTGCTGAATTGAGTGACGAAGAAAAAGCAGTATTCAAAACATTTAGAGAGATTTCTCCAATGGAAATTATTTCTCAGGCTGCACAAAGACAACAATATATCGATCAGGGACAATCATTGAACTTGCAAATTCCATCGACTATGCCGGTGAAAGATGTGAATTATCTATATATCGAGGCTTGGAAGAAAGGAGTGAAATCTTTGTATTACCAAAGAAGTTCTTCTGTTTCGAAAGAAATGATGGTGAACTTTGTGACGTGTTCGAGTTGTGAAGCGTAA
- a CDS encoding ABC transporter ATP-binding protein produces the protein MLVIKDLHKSYDTGKSKLHVLKGIDLTIGEGEFVSIMGSSGSGKSTLLNIIGILDEKDSGTYELDGIPIEHLSEVKAADYRSRFLGFIFQSFNLIGYKTALENVALPLYYQNVPRKERNQKALEYLAKVGLADWATHLPNEMSGGQKQRVAIARALITDPKVILADEPTGALDSKTTYDIMKLLQEINRGGKTVIVVTHEPDVAAETKRNVILKDGIIESDEFITQRVLQ, from the coding sequence ATGCTAGTAATCAAAGACCTCCATAAATCATACGACACCGGAAAGAGTAAGCTTCATGTGCTGAAAGGAATCGACCTCACCATTGGGGAAGGCGAATTCGTTTCTATTATGGGAAGTTCCGGCTCCGGAAAATCAACCCTGCTAAATATTATTGGTATTTTAGATGAAAAAGATTCCGGTACCTATGAACTTGATGGGATTCCGATTGAGCATCTTTCGGAAGTAAAAGCGGCAGATTACCGCAGTCGATTTTTAGGATTTATTTTTCAGTCTTTTAATCTTATTGGGTATAAAACAGCCCTGGAGAACGTGGCACTTCCCCTTTACTACCAGAATGTTCCCAGAAAAGAAAGAAACCAAAAAGCCCTGGAATACCTGGCAAAAGTAGGTCTCGCCGATTGGGCAACACATTTACCCAATGAAATGTCGGGTGGTCAAAAACAAAGAGTCGCCATCGCACGTGCTTTAATTACAGATCCGAAAGTAATTCTTGCCGATGAACCCACCGGTGCGCTGGATTCAAAAACAACCTACGACATTATGAAATTGCTGCAGGAAATTAACCGTGGCGGAAAAACAGTCATCGTCGTCACGCACGAGCCAGACGTTGCTGCAGAAACAAAGCGAAATGTCATCTTAAAAGATGGAATTATAGAAAGTGACGAATTTATAACCCAAAGAGTTTTACAATAA
- a CDS encoding RNA polymerase sigma factor — MKNTDLLSLIGFAKNKNQKAQTQLINLFWVDVFSFVMKKVQDEHIADELTVSIFSKVLLKLDLYDPNFQFKTWILTIAQNSIIDYWRKKSRENEDSTDNFDGFKNHLALSPEELLISEEDQKQILSIIESLDSNYKDIIQLRFFEEKSIKEIAEELNLTVANTKVRIMRAKKLLAELLKNNEFED, encoded by the coding sequence ATGAAAAATACAGATCTTTTATCCCTGATTGGTTTTGCGAAAAATAAAAATCAAAAAGCCCAAACGCAGCTCATTAATTTATTTTGGGTCGATGTTTTTAGCTTTGTTATGAAAAAAGTGCAGGACGAGCATATTGCGGATGAACTTACGGTTTCTATATTTTCAAAAGTGTTGTTGAAGTTGGATTTGTATGATCCTAATTTTCAGTTTAAAACCTGGATCCTCACCATTGCCCAAAATTCCATCATCGATTATTGGCGGAAAAAATCCCGGGAAAACGAAGATTCTACCGATAATTTTGATGGCTTTAAAAACCATTTGGCGCTTTCTCCTGAAGAACTTTTAATTTCAGAAGAAGATCAAAAACAAATTTTATCCATTATTGAAAGTTTAGATTCTAATTATAAAGACATTATTCAGTTGCGCTTTTTTGAAGAGAAAAGTATTAAGGAAATCGCCGAAGAGTTAAATTTAACGGTGGCCAACACGAAAGTTAGGATTATGCGGGCGAAAAAATTGCTGGCCGAATTACTGAAGAATAATGAGTTTGAAGATTGA
- a CDS encoding cytochrome c — protein MEFLNNHKTLFWSALILFLFLTLQIAILPAFTNQQIYKPLPDAKPLTKDELAGKAIYIENGCIACHTQQVREVEMDKVFGARPSIPADYAGNHRTDVWRNTANLLGSERTGPDLTTIGERQPSSDWQLLHLYQPRAVVKESIMPSFSFLFEEKDYISKGDIEVKVPEEFLRHKFKKIVATKKALQLVAYLQSLKQTKLPEGVKPQEFLYKKEVKKTAAGGAADALPDGGELYTANCASCHQASGEGLPGAFPPLKGSPIVGGDDITVYATIIMKGYTGRPGYGPMPAVGTNANFTPEMVTAIMNHERSSWGNNAKPVTLEQVKAVMDQLK, from the coding sequence ATGGAATTTTTAAATAATCATAAAACTTTGTTTTGGTCAGCCCTAATTTTATTTCTGTTTCTTACCTTACAGATTGCGATTTTGCCTGCTTTTACCAACCAGCAAATTTATAAGCCACTTCCTGATGCCAAACCTTTAACCAAAGATGAACTTGCGGGGAAAGCCATCTACATAGAAAATGGATGCATTGCCTGTCATACGCAACAGGTTCGCGAAGTTGAAATGGATAAGGTTTTTGGGGCCAGACCGAGTATTCCTGCAGATTATGCGGGTAATCACCGAACAGATGTCTGGAGAAATACGGCCAATTTATTGGGCTCTGAAAGAACAGGACCGGATTTAACGACCATTGGTGAAAGACAACCGAGCAGCGACTGGCAATTGCTACATTTATATCAGCCAAGAGCTGTCGTAAAAGAATCCATCATGCCTTCGTTTTCTTTCCTTTTTGAAGAGAAAGATTACATTTCAAAAGGAGATATTGAAGTGAAAGTTCCGGAAGAGTTTCTGAGACATAAATTTAAAAAGATCGTCGCTACGAAAAAGGCACTTCAGCTTGTTGCATATCTACAAAGTTTAAAACAAACCAAATTACCGGAAGGTGTAAAACCTCAGGAATTCCTTTATAAAAAAGAAGTCAAGAAAACCGCTGCAGGAGGCGCTGCAGATGCACTACCGGATGGAGGCGAATTATATACTGCTAACTGTGCAAGTTGTCACCAGGCGTCCGGAGAGGGATTGCCCGGAGCTTTCCCACCGCTGAAAGGAAGTCCTATTGTTGGTGGTGATGATATTACGGTCTATGCAACCATCATTATGAAAGGGTATACCGGAAGACCGGGCTACGGACCAATGCCGGCCGTGGGTACCAACGCTAACTTTACGCCCGAAATGGTGACTGCCATTATGAATCATGAGAGATCGTCTTGGGGTAATAACGCGAAACCGGTCACTCTGGAACAGGTAAAAGCTGTAATGGATCAACTGAAGTAA
- a CDS encoding DUF72 domain-containing protein — MKFGQVEDPSQIDFTLPKDHPRTKEILKETQSKDFNVSIGCAKWNKTDLKGFYPKGTKDELTYYSTQFNSIELNATFYSMPSAEQVLTWKDKTPADFKFFPKIPNTVSHYRRLLNITDVVTQFATSVLNFDEKLGMVFLQLHDNFKPKDDERLEKFIQDWPKEVPLAIELRNSEWFADEEIFNKTMDLFEKHNITNIIVDTAGRRDMLHMRLTTPTAFIRYVGANAESDYTRLDDWLERIKLWKKEGLENLYFFVHQNIEKASPLLSAYFIEEVNKEFDMKIHVPVMAEVKTKF; from the coding sequence ATGAAATTCGGACAAGTAGAAGACCCTTCGCAAATTGATTTTACCCTTCCCAAAGATCATCCAAGAACCAAAGAAATTTTAAAGGAAACTCAATCCAAAGATTTCAATGTTTCCATCGGATGTGCCAAATGGAACAAGACCGATTTGAAAGGCTTTTATCCAAAAGGGACGAAAGATGAATTGACGTATTATTCTACTCAGTTTAATTCGATTGAGTTGAATGCTACTTTTTACAGCATGCCGTCGGCAGAGCAGGTTCTAACCTGGAAAGATAAAACGCCGGCTGATTTTAAATTCTTTCCGAAGATCCCAAATACGGTTTCGCATTACAGAAGGCTGTTGAATATTACCGATGTGGTGACGCAATTTGCAACTTCCGTATTAAATTTTGATGAAAAATTAGGAATGGTTTTCCTGCAACTTCACGATAATTTTAAACCGAAAGATGACGAGCGTTTAGAAAAATTCATTCAGGACTGGCCAAAAGAAGTTCCGCTTGCCATAGAATTAAGAAACAGTGAATGGTTTGCAGATGAAGAAATTTTCAACAAAACAATGGACCTTTTTGAGAAGCACAACATTACCAATATCATTGTAGATACGGCTGGAAGAAGAGATATGTTGCATATGCGGCTTACGACACCAACTGCATTTATCCGTTATGTTGGCGCCAACGCTGAAAGCGATTACACCCGACTTGATGACTGGCTGGAAAGAATTAAACTTTGGAAGAAAGAAGGCTTGGAAAATCTGTATTTCTTTGTTCACCAGAATATCGAGAAAGCCTCTCCGCTTTTATCTGCCTATTTTATTGAAGAAGTGAATAAAGAGTTTGATATGAAAATTCACGTTCCGGTTATGGCAGAAGTAAAAACCAAATTCTAG
- a CDS encoding cbb3-type cytochrome c oxidase subunit I, whose translation MNNSIFGESGIQITVFLILLPVLAGLVIAIVKTYSTYKDLRNRRKLFEFNKKLEKLTPEEIQAYEKRKKEAEYQIPANELSGGNPPSDEKGIIHNINVIEELRFIPHKKSFVPQKYISSELAKLILYFIGFSIFWLLFGTTVGEYLGIKFIAPDADHVSWLSFGRLRPVHTNMVFWGWASFAMVGLSYYVIPRVSNIQIHSLKLGWYTLILMNVAVLSGTICLMAGINNAGGEYREYIWPVMAIFAAGIILSLYNFLVTVAKRVTKEIYVSNWYIIAAMMYVVVILVVAYIPFWQDGLAETIIQGYYMHQGVGMWFMFLTLGLMYYFLPQQLNKPIYSYSLGILAFWTQIIFYTLIGSHHFIFSAIPWWMQTVAIVASVGMVIPVVAGTANFLLTFNGAWYQVKNSYTLPFYIIGIIFYFTGSMQGTVEAFRFTNLIWHFTDFTVAHSHLTMYGIITFMLWGFIYTLIPRITGKEPPKISVGIHFWLALIGLLFYTVSLMIGSTAKGLLWMDNKPFIQSVVLMAPYWLWRAIGGTMMWISHMVFAYNFYKMVNKKTEVMIPRTPAEILEAKRQLKNTEYIPTK comes from the coding sequence ATGAATAATTCAATTTTTGGGGAATCAGGAATTCAAATTACGGTTTTTCTTATTTTACTGCCGGTTCTTGCCGGGCTGGTCATTGCTATTGTGAAGACCTACAGTACGTATAAAGATTTAAGGAACCGACGCAAACTCTTTGAATTCAATAAGAAATTAGAAAAGTTAACACCCGAAGAGATTCAGGCGTACGAGAAGAGAAAGAAGGAAGCAGAATATCAGATTCCCGCTAATGAATTGTCTGGCGGTAACCCGCCTTCTGATGAAAAGGGGATTATTCATAACATCAATGTTATTGAAGAACTTCGGTTTATTCCACACAAGAAAAGTTTTGTTCCTCAGAAATATATTTCCTCTGAATTAGCAAAATTGATTCTGTATTTTATCGGTTTTTCAATTTTCTGGTTGCTTTTCGGTACGACGGTTGGCGAATATCTCGGCATAAAATTCATCGCACCAGATGCGGATCACGTAAGTTGGCTAAGTTTCGGGCGGCTGCGTCCTGTGCATACCAATATGGTATTTTGGGGTTGGGCATCATTTGCGATGGTTGGGCTTTCTTACTATGTTATTCCACGGGTTAGCAATATTCAGATTCACAGCCTAAAACTCGGCTGGTACACTTTAATTTTAATGAATGTTGCCGTTTTATCCGGTACCATCTGCTTAATGGCGGGAATTAATAATGCAGGCGGAGAATATCGCGAATATATATGGCCCGTGATGGCGATTTTCGCGGCGGGTATTATTCTTTCCCTTTACAATTTTTTGGTTACAGTAGCAAAAAGGGTGACCAAAGAAATATACGTTTCAAACTGGTATATTATTGCAGCCATGATGTATGTGGTGGTGATTTTGGTGGTTGCTTATATTCCTTTCTGGCAAGACGGATTGGCCGAAACTATCATTCAGGGATATTATATGCACCAGGGTGTAGGAATGTGGTTCATGTTTCTAACCCTCGGTTTAATGTATTATTTTTTACCGCAACAACTGAATAAACCGATTTACTCTTACAGTTTAGGAATACTTGCATTTTGGACTCAGATTATATTTTATACTTTAATTGGAAGTCACCACTTTATTTTCAGTGCAATTCCCTGGTGGATGCAAACGGTAGCTATCGTTGCGAGTGTAGGTATGGTAATTCCGGTAGTCGCGGGTACTGCTAACTTCTTACTCACTTTTAATGGCGCTTGGTATCAGGTGAAAAATTCCTACACACTTCCTTTCTATATCATCGGTATTATTTTTTACTTCACAGGTTCCATGCAGGGAACGGTAGAAGCATTTCGTTTTACCAATTTGATCTGGCACTTTACCGATTTCACGGTGGCGCACTCGCACTTGACCATGTATGGAATCATCACTTTTATGCTATGGGGTTTTATTTATACCTTAATTCCGAGGATTACGGGAAAAGAACCTCCCAAGATTTCCGTAGGTATCCATTTCTGGCTGGCCTTGATTGGATTACTGTTCTACACCGTTTCATTAATGATCGGTTCTACTGCGAAAGGATTGCTTTGGATGGACAATAAACCTTTTATTCAAAGTGTCGTTTTAATGGCTCCTTATTGGTTATGGCGCGCCATCGGTGGAACCATGATGTGGATTTCTCATATGGTTTTTGCGTATAATTTTTATAAAATGGTCAACAAAAAAACCGAAGTTATGATTCCGAGAACGCCCGCTGAAATATTGGAAGCTAAAAGACAACTTAAGAACACTGAATACATCCCTACAAAATAA